One region of Patescibacteria group bacterium genomic DNA includes:
- a CDS encoding epoxyqueuosine reductase QueH codes for MKKKSSKLLYTFLWGLLILILLTFPMKEFETHEITYYDKGVHFILFGIFAYLIFQYLLIDKNKEFLSALKYAFLFSSLYSFSLEIVQAYVPGRTVDEYDLLFGIAGAALAMLYAYFINNSPKPSLLLHICCIGCGVYVSEVLRKEFRVSLYFYNPNIFPLREYEKRLEEIKKVAKMYKIKVIIGGYDHKKWREMVSGHETDPEKGERCMMCYRERLEETARYASENGFHYFATTLTTSPHKNAQAIMKFGQDLGRKYELGFLERDFKKQDGFKKAAEMSRKLDLYRQDYCGCEFSLADAEKRRGM; via the coding sequence ATGAAAAAAAAGAGTTCTAAATTGTTGTACACCTTTCTTTGGGGATTATTGATCCTTATTCTTTTAACTTTTCCCATGAAAGAGTTTGAAACGCACGAAATAACTTATTATGATAAAGGAGTTCATTTTATTCTTTTTGGAATTTTTGCATATTTAATTTTTCAATATTTACTAATTGACAAGAATAAGGAGTTTTTGAGTGCCTTAAAGTATGCTTTTCTATTTTCTTCTCTCTACTCTTTCTCTCTCGAAATAGTTCAGGCCTATGTTCCGGGAAGGACAGTTGATGAGTATGATTTATTATTTGGAATTGCTGGAGCAGCACTAGCTATGCTTTATGCCTATTTTATAAATAATTCTCCTAAACCAAGCTTGCTCCTACATATTTGTTGTATTGGTTGTGGGGTTTATGTGAGTGAGGTTTTAAGGAAAGAGTTTAGGGTGTCTCTATATTTTTATAATCCAAATATTTTTCCTTTACGTGAATATGAAAAGAGACTCGAAGAAATAAAAAAAGTGGCAAAGATGTATAAAATAAAAGTTATCATCGGTGGCTATGATCATAAAAAATGGAGAGAAATGGTTAGTGGTCATGAGACTGACCCGGAAAAGGGAGAGAGGTGTATGATGTGTTATCGAGAAAGATTGGAGGAAACTGCTCGTTATGCTTCTGAAAATGGTTTTCATTATTTTGCTACAACCTTAACAACAAGCCCTCATAAAAATGCTCAAGCAATTATGAAATTTGGTCAAGACTTGGGACGTAAGTACGAGCTTGGTTTTTTGGAAAGAGACTTTAAAAAGCAAGACGGATTTAAAAAAGCAGCCGAAATGTCCAGAAAACTAGACTTATATAGACAGGATTATTGTGGTTGCGAGTTTTCTTTGGCTGATGCGGAGAAGAGGAGGGGCATGTAA
- a CDS encoding MraY family glycosyltransferase, translating to MKNIAIKLNIVDIANSERKIHKGSVPLLGGVAIFLSFFVVAFIFRDKLLSGDLEFSHWLGVFLGGVVLMIGGFLDDKYSLSPKKQFIFPAIAILLVIFGGVGIEKITNPFGGYLYFDSLKIFLFNLWGQNLYFTVLSDVFIFLWLLGMMYTTKLLDGMDGLVTGITAIGAFIIFIFTLTSKYYQPDIAVASLTLFAACLGFLIFNWHPAKIFLGEGGSLLLGFLLGILAIISGGKIAIALLVMGVPILDVVWTIIRRIASGKNPFRFADRKHLHFRLYDLGIGQRKTVLIFYSLSLLFGMSAVFLQSVGKIYALGLLILLMLSLVFTFRIIENKK from the coding sequence GTGAAAAATATAGCTATAAAGCTAAATATTGTTGATATAGCAAATAGCGAGAGAAAAATTCATAAAGGTAGTGTTCCTCTTCTGGGAGGGGTGGCTATATTTTTGTCATTTTTTGTAGTGGCTTTTATTTTTAGAGATAAACTACTGTCTGGTGATTTAGAATTTAGTCATTGGTTGGGGGTATTTTTAGGGGGTGTGGTGTTGATGATAGGAGGCTTCCTAGATGATAAGTATAGTCTAAGTCCAAAAAAACAATTTATTTTCCCAGCAATTGCAATTTTATTGGTTATTTTTGGAGGTGTTGGTATAGAGAAGATAACCAATCCTTTCGGGGGGTATCTTTATTTTGATAGTTTGAAAATATTTTTGTTTAACCTTTGGGGACAAAATTTGTATTTTACAGTCCTTTCTGATGTGTTTATCTTTCTTTGGTTGCTTGGAATGATGTATACCACCAAACTTCTTGATGGAATGGACGGGCTTGTAACTGGGATTACGGCAATTGGTGCTTTTATAATATTTATTTTTACCTTGACTTCTAAATATTATCAGCCAGATATTGCTGTTGCATCATTAACATTGTTTGCCGCATGTCTTGGATTTTTGATATTCAATTGGCATCCCGCTAAAATATTTTTGGGTGAGGGAGGCTCACTTTTGCTCGGCTTTCTTTTGGGGATACTGGCTATAATTTCTGGTGGGAAGATAGCCATAGCTCTATTAGTTATGGGCGTTCCGATACTAGATGTTGTTTGGACCATTATAAGAAGAATAGCTTCTGGGAAAAATCCATTTCGTTTTGCCGACAGAAAACACCTGCATTTTAGATTGTATGACCTAGGAATAGGACAGAGAAAAACTGTTTTAATATTCTATTCTTTGTCACTTCTTTTCGGGATGAGCGCTGTTTTTTTGCAAAGTGTTGGAAAAATTTATGCTCTTGGCTTATTAATACTTTTAATGCTAAGTCTAGTTTTTACTTTTAGAATAATTGAAAATAAAAAATAA